One genomic region from Geothermobacter ehrlichii encodes:
- the ilvA gene encoding threonine ammonia-lyase, biosynthetic, with translation MVSRQTGDAMQKILKNILTSRVYEAAVETPLERAENLGRRLGNRILLKREDLQPVFSFKIRGAYNRIAHLSEDERRRGVIAASAGNHAQGVAFSARKLGIPATIVMPATTPQIKVDAVRKMGAQVVLRGDSYSEAAEHCQHLVAQTGMVFVHPFDDELVIAGQGTVADEILRQNSGSLDAVFVPVGGGGLISGIAAYIKALRPEIRVIGVQPKESSAMAQSVRQGRRIRLDSVGIFADGVAVREVGRLTFNACRSYVDEFIQVDIDEICSAIKAIYQDTRSIVEPAGALGVAGMVRYVERERARGMTLVAVNSGANMNFERLRYVAERTQVGEGQEALFAVTIPEKPGSLRRFCNEIVGDRNITEFNYRLAGRQEAQIFVGISVRSSEERFSFARELNAAGFRNVDLTENELAKTHVRYMVGGRSEAAVGEVVYRFWFPERPGALTRFLAAMGENWNISMFHYRMQGGDYGRVLIGLEIPPDEQDELQDFLDQLGYHYIEETGNPAYRLFL, from the coding sequence ATGGTGTCGCGACAGACGGGGGATGCCATGCAGAAGATCCTGAAGAATATCCTGACCTCACGGGTTTACGAGGCGGCGGTCGAGACGCCGCTTGAACGGGCCGAAAACCTCGGGCGGAGGCTCGGCAACCGGATTCTGCTCAAGCGGGAGGATCTGCAGCCGGTCTTTTCCTTCAAGATCCGTGGGGCCTACAACCGGATCGCCCACCTGAGCGAGGACGAGCGCCGCAGGGGGGTGATCGCCGCTTCCGCCGGCAACCACGCCCAGGGCGTGGCCTTTTCCGCCCGCAAGCTGGGCATTCCCGCCACCATCGTCATGCCGGCGACCACGCCGCAGATCAAGGTCGACGCTGTCCGAAAAATGGGGGCACAGGTGGTGCTCAGGGGAGACAGCTACTCTGAAGCGGCCGAGCACTGCCAGCACCTGGTCGCACAGACGGGGATGGTGTTCGTCCATCCCTTCGACGACGAGCTGGTCATCGCCGGCCAGGGGACGGTGGCCGACGAAATCCTGCGGCAGAATTCCGGCTCGCTCGACGCCGTTTTCGTACCCGTCGGCGGCGGTGGACTCATCTCGGGAATCGCCGCCTACATCAAGGCATTGCGGCCCGAAATCCGGGTGATCGGCGTGCAGCCGAAAGAGAGTTCCGCCATGGCGCAATCGGTCCGGCAGGGGAGGCGGATTCGCCTCGACTCGGTCGGCATATTCGCCGATGGCGTCGCCGTGCGCGAGGTTGGCCGGCTGACCTTCAATGCCTGTCGCAGCTATGTCGACGAGTTCATCCAGGTCGACATCGACGAGATCTGCAGCGCCATCAAGGCCATCTACCAGGATACCCGGTCGATCGTCGAGCCGGCCGGCGCCCTCGGGGTGGCCGGAATGGTCCGCTATGTCGAACGGGAAAGGGCCCGGGGGATGACCCTGGTCGCGGTCAACTCCGGCGCCAACATGAACTTCGAGCGGCTGCGTTACGTGGCCGAGCGGACCCAGGTCGGCGAAGGCCAGGAGGCCCTGTTCGCCGTCACCATCCCCGAGAAACCAGGTTCCCTGCGCCGCTTCTGCAACGAGATCGTCGGTGACCGGAACATCACCGAGTTCAACTACCGTCTGGCTGGCCGGCAGGAAGCACAGATTTTTGTCGGCATCTCGGTACGCAGCAGCGAAGAACGTTTCTCTTTTGCCCGTGAACTCAATGCCGCCGGTTTTCGCAACGTTGATCTGACCGAAAACGAGTTGGCCAAGACCCATGTCCGCTACATGGTCGGCGGCCGCAGCGAAGCGGCGGTCGGCGAGGTAGTCTACCGCTTCTGGTTCCCCGAGCGCCCCGGGGCCCTGACGCGTTTTCTCGCTGCCATGGGCGAAAACTGGAATATCTCCATGTTTCACTACCGGATGCAGGGCGGTGACTACGGCCGGGTGCTCATCGGTCTGGAGATACCACCGGACGAGCAGGATGAGCTGCAGGACTTTCTCGACCAGCTCGGCTACCACTATATCGAGGAGACGGGCAACCCCGCCTATCGGCTTTTTCTATAG